CCTCTTGTTCACTTTGAATAATCCTAAATCTCTTTTACCTTATCCTTTGTGGGAGGAAGGGGTAGTGCTGGAGCAATTAAGCAGTCAGTCaactcaagcttttttttttttttttttaaaaaaaaaaaaaagcaaacaaactttttttttttaaaaaaaaaaaaagcaaacaaacccttTGGCCAAACAGCTCTGTCACTTCCTTAATATAGGAtgaatttcaaatttcagtCCGGTACTTCTGAGTTGTGGTGCTTGAAACACTTCTGTACAGATGTAATTGCACTCAGATAGGGTGTGGCAGATTTGGgacttgatttttcttcttgatgcCTGTGTCAGGTCTTGCTACTATCTCAGTGTTCTCAAAAGGTAATCATGGCACTTTGTGCCAACTTGTGGTGTTTCCCTTTTAGCTGGCACTGTCATATCCCTAACAAAAAATATCAGCATTTACTGTGTCAGTGTCCTTAGTGGTTAAAGCCTGAAGGCTTGAGCACCTGGCAAGCAAAAGGCAACCAAAAATGGTGCCTAGCTGTTGGAACTTGTCTTAGTTCTTTGACAGTTTGAGGCTTTCAGCCTTGTAGATCAAGGCATCTGGCAATGTGCTGTCGGggaattattttcaatttcatggggttttttaattgcttctgaTTATAGGcttccttccatttttctgaGAGTACTGGAGGGGAAATATGAAGTCCTTTGCacattacttttttaattagtCAGTTACACCATGCTTGTTTTGAGAACTCCTCTTAGCCTGTGAGTACCAGAGCTGGCAGTCTAAGAGCAGTCTAAGTGAATGCTGAGGTTCACAACCTGCCCTTTTCAAATGCCCAGTAACGGTATATACTGTTCCCTGTGTTTCTTTCCAACACAAGAATTGTAAAGCTTGCTTCCATGGTAACTCCTTAAGTTTTGAGGTAAGAAGCTTCCAGCTTTGGAATGGCAGCCAGTACAGCTGCAGTTCATTGCTCAATAACATCACAAGGATCAGTATTAATTTGGTGAAGTATGTCCAAAATGTGTCCCAGTTCTCATGCAGAAAATGGTTTGTTCTCAAGAAGACAATCTGTGTAGTCTTCATGCCTCGTACATTCTGTTGGGATATTTTGCTTCCTGCCTTCCAAAGTGAAGTAATCCTGTAGTTGAGCAGTTAACGGTACGCTGTCCTGTGACATGCCTGAATAAGGCACGTGCtacctgctgtgctgggagggggcaaAATCCTAATGTAATTTTTAGTATGAAATGGTGTCATTGACATGGATCAGCCCACCAGCTAACGGACAAGTGAACTGTTAAACTACCACCTTCTGAACGTAGATGGGCTGGAAGCATGGAAGTCCAATGTAAGTGTGACCTGTGAGCAAGCTCCTGCAGGACCAGCTCTGTGCAGTGCCTCAGCCAGCTGAGCTCAGCCTCGTCTCTTCTGGTGCTTGTAGCTGGGCCAATTCCCCCTTCCAGGGCAGAGAAGCCTGGGTCTTCATCTGCTGCGGTGGCAAGAAGAGGCGTGCAAGCAGtggacagcacagcagctggctCTGCACAGCAAGTGTGTGCTGGCCCCAGCACCAGCGATTCCATGTATGCAACCTGTACCACGTTCTGTCATGCAGAAGAGCTGTTTATAATCTATTACAGcagttgaaatatattttgctattaggggaggaagaaaaagtgtcTTGGCCTGTTTCTTTCGCTGATTGCTTGGGGAGGGAGAATGGGGGGGTTGCAAGAGGGCAAAGAGGAGTGGGGCTGGGTGCAGGGTGTAAGGTGTGCAGGGTTGCTCTCCTGGGAAGGTGGCTGCCATGGGGTGGTGTGGGGCTGGCTGCTTCCAGAATGCTGGGGACACCAAGGGTGGGGAGAGCTCTGTTTCCATAGTGATTGAACCACTGCGGGGCTGCCCAGTGGTGAGGGCTAGCAGGTATGGGgggcctctgctgctccccGTGTAGGGAGCGGGGAGCCGGTGTACCATGGGGGTAGAAGACTGGCGGCCTACAGCAGGGGCTGCAAGctgagggctgtggggtggcctGAAGCTGAGCCCGAGCCCAGTTCACCACCTCCATTAGGTCAGGGGATGTTCTTTGGAGCTGGAGAGGAGCACAGGGGAAGGGGATTATAGCTCTTGGAGCAGGACGGAGTTTCAAAACTCTCAGTTCAATGCATATTAAATTGGACCAACTGCCAAACATACATCATGTTGGTGATTTCTGCCTTTATTTTGGGCCTGAAGAGGGTTTGTGTGCCAAGAACTTAATGTGATGTCTCCCAGCTGTGCACCACATGCTCTAAAGTCAAGTCTTGTCTGTGTCCTCAAGCTGTAGCAGCTACACAACAGTGCCATTAATCAATCTTCCTATCCTTTCTGGGGGGAATATAGTGTACTGCCAAGCAGAGTTGTTAAAGAggaggggtgggtggggggaaatcactgcaatattttctatcagaagtttttagcaatttttttctattttctttctgagaaagcATTTACCTGACAAAGCAAGAAATGATGTGGCTGGCTGGGTTACTCTTTGGTTACACCTACATGCACAAAAGCACGTATAAGGTCAAAGAAATGCAGTTAACCAAACTGGGAACCAGGATGCAGCTGATAAACGAGGCCAAAGCATTTATAAAGAACATTGTGTACTGGCAAGGCTTGCTGGGGTGGAGGGTAGGCTTCACATGAGAGTTCCTGGAGATGAAGTTAATGGAAAGATGAGTTCTTCATTAGCAAGATATTGATAAGAAAAAGTGCTAAGACTAATAATGAAGAAATCCAGTTACAGTTAAACCTCTGGCTCAGTTGTTAAATGTGTAAAAGTAACAGTTCTTAACTCattttgtaaatggaaaaagcaaGTGCTCCCATGGTGGATGTAGTGTCTAGAGAGCAGAACTCATCTGGTGGTCTCATTAAGTGCAGAGAAGTGACATTTTGTGATgctaaaagtaaataatttgcTGAAGGTGTATTTGACTTGGATATGAAATAGCCACAGGCAGTTGTGAATCAAGCTGATGCCCTACCAGTCTTGGTTATGGAATACATTTTCTTGCATCCAAGTGGATACAAGTTGGGACTGTCCAAGTGCCTCCCTTGGCAGAGCCATTTAAGAGCTTCCTGGTTGTTATTGCCTCACTGGAACTACAGACTACAGCATCGGGTGCTTCTTCCTAATCAAGCTACTGCTATCAGacacacaacttttttttttttaataacacaaaAAACTGTTGTGAAGTACAAATGTGGGTTCAACTCTGTTTCTAGATCATTACTGAAAATTTGCTTGGctaagcattaaaaaaacacGAGCACCTGTTCGCCATGCCCACCAATGAAATGCCAGCTCCTGGACCAAAtgcagatggaagaaaaatgagcgGTCCTTTGTGCGTGGGACCTGCCGACAAGGACCTTACAGGTAGGGCTGGGGTTGGAGACAGGGATAGACACCTGATGGAGAATGGGGTCCCTTCAGGTTCCTTACAACAGCAACAggatgctttgcttttctgggGGAGTGTTAAGGTTAGCCTTTGTTTTGTCGCTCCCTGATATTTCAGGGTGTTAATGTTTTTGCAGAAAGCTGACTGGTAGCAATCCACAGGAAGGGAAATGGATTTACATAAATAGATAACTTAAGCTGTTTACAGCATCCCTTGGCACTTGTATGCCTGATAGCTTGGCACGGTCACACTAGTGCTTCTGTCTCCTGTAGTTTGAAAGTAACTGTCCTAGGCTTCACCGAAGATCCAAGAGCTGCTAAACATGTGTTTAGCTACCTATGTCCAACAATTGGTCCTGCTTTGAGGTAAGGGAGCGGGCATCTTCTCATGGTTCTTCTCAGTCTCATTTTGTGAAggtgtttgctttctctttcaccAGCAGAATAAACGTGCACCTACCAAATAAGTTCTGATGTTATGTTTCAGAGATCCCTGTGTTAAGGGACACATCAAGGATGCTTGACCACACGAGGCCTGTTTCTTCCTCCCTGGAGTACAGTTTTGTTCCAGAGGAGATTTTCCGAGCCCTGACCTGTGCGAGCAGTTCTCTCAGCAGCCCAGAATACTTAAAATCCCaccaaacagcaaaaaacacaATGGGCTTCAGGGTAAGTGTCTCcaccttctgctttttctctccagaaTTGTTTCTTCATTAGGGGCACATGTTTGTCATGTTGTCAAAAGGAAAGCACTGCCAACCTTGTTATACATGTACAAGCTTATCTTGCCTTCCCATCAGCTTTCTGCTCACACCATCTGATACAGATCCAAAGTACTGTCTTCCAATGCCTGCAAAATGGTAAACGTGCTTGTACCTTTGTGTTGTGAACTCCTCGCAGCAAATGTTCTGTCCATACTGGTTTCTTTAGTCCCAAGACAGGAATAATTCTGTGGAGCTTGTTTAGGCAGTCACTCTGACCTCTCCCACTCCTTGGCACATTTCTGGCTACGAAATGACAGCCACGTGTGCCttgtctgcagggctgcctgcaAACTCCAGATCAGCTTTGGCATTATCCTAATCGTCGGAGCAAGTTCAGACACCTGACAGACCACCCTGTCAGCTTGACAGGCGCTGGAAGGTAAGCAAAGAAGGGATAAGGAGCTGAGGGTGGTGACAAGATGTTAGAGCTGGGAACGCAGATAGGTCTCTCTGTTGGTCTTTCTCGTGGTAGATGACTGTGCTGCCTGATGTGGCTGGATGAATGGACCAGCTATCCCAACTGAGTTTAGTCTGGAGACATTCAAGGGAAAGATGTTTcaggaataataaataaaaagagttgCTAAATGAGCTCTTCTTGGAAGCATGTGTCCAAAGGATCCCAGACTTACTGGTATACTCTGTGATCCAGATGGATTAAGAAAAGAAGCTCTTCTGGCTTTAATGGATTTAGAATGGAATAGCTTTACACTTCTTTGTAAATAAGCATTGCTTAATGGCACTAGGAATTGAAAAATGTTCAGCTCTTCTACCATCTTTTATCTGATGTTGGGTACTTATGTGATAAGGCATTGGCAACAAGCATGAGAAATAGTCTTTGGCCAGTGATAGGCAACGTGAGATTAATCTGCCTAACAAACGTTatctcattgtttttttttttggcccagGAGAGGGAGTTGTGGCTGTAAGCCTGACCTCTGACTGAATGGAACAAACTCAGATGTGGTTTGGGCTGATAGCAAGTGAACGGTAGGTTGCCTTCAGGCTGGGTCAGTGAACAAACTCTTTCCCTCTGTTTCAGGGATGTCTCTTACCTTTGTGATGTTGTAACTCGccaggaagacagaaaaacGATGGCTCACAAAAGCTCTTTCTCTGAGAGTCATCAGGAACAGAGACAGAGCAGCCATACGGTCCCAAGTAGTCCTGTGAGTGCTGCTGTtcagttgtttttctgcatgTAACACGAGGTGGGAGGAAGGAAATTTTCACGTACGTTCCCTGATGTTGTCATGGGCTGTTTGATTTCTGGGCCAAAACAATTGTAATGTTTTACTTTGATCCTAAGGCTTATCAGTTCTCCTTTTGTTTCACAGCCCCTCGGTCATGACCACAGTTCAGCATTAGTTATTTTAATCTGCTTCCAGGTGTAGATTATTTCTTTTGTGCCCTGAGTGCAAAAGGGAGAAGCACCATGAAAAGTCACTGTGTGAGCTTTGCTCTCCAGGCTGCCAAAACTGTGAACTCTCTGGCAAGGAACTGGGAATTTGCGTGTATCCTCAATATTGATGTTTCATGCTTTCCCTTTTCTATTCCTAGCAGGCAACCCTAGCACATAGTCTGGTTCCCAAGGAATTTCACATTGTGAAGAACAGGGGAGTTTTGCCCTTGAAGTACTTCGATGAGTAAGTGCTTTCTGATTTACCAGCATTTGTCCCCAAGCTGTGGAGCTTCCACTGTTCAGAATGAGGGGATAAAATGATGAGAGGCTGAgagcactgcaaaaaaaatgcacttcttGCAGTTGGGAAGAGCACAAAAAGGGTGGTTTTCAAATCCCACACTAATGCCATGGCTACAGCCAGCCCTCCAGAGCAATGTGAGCCAACTATTCTTTGCCTCTGCTGCTTTGAGAAGGGTAAAGGAGGATTTCCTGTACACTATTACTACTTCTAAAGAATTTTTCTGTGGTTGAACATGAATGTGGAAGCTGAGGTCTGGTATGATCCCTTGAGATAACTTCTGGAAGTTGCCACTTGTCTTTTTTAGTGATTTTGATTACTCTGTTTTTCTACTACCTTCTAGAACTGCTTTATGCAGCAAAGCTGGGTGGGCACAGGGTAGTTCTTATTCTCACTGGAGCTcttccagaaaataataataataataataaatctgaCCACTCtagtgggtttttgtttgtttgggatCTTTAGTCTTTCAGGCTGTAAGTTTTGAATGGAATTTACCAAGCCTCATCCAAAACGGCTACTGAGTACTTCCCATGATCTCTTCAGAAAACTGACTACATTTTAAGGAGATTTTATCATTGTTCAAGGATTAAAATACCAGATCAGGAGTGAAATCCTCGCCATTTGTTTGCTAACATGATAGAACATTCTCTAATTATTTCAATAGTTTCCAATGACATGTGGCTCCTGCGGTGGATCTCTGGGTGGCTGTGACGTGGCTATGTGGTGATTTTTCTGGCCCCACCTGTAACTTCTAAACCCACTGATGACTTTTTAGCCAAGTCCTATGGAAAAGGGAGAGTTCTTAAAAGGACAAGGTTCCTGGAAGATTTATGTCATTGGTGGCAAGAAGGAGGAGCTCCTGTTGGTCTGTCAGCTGTGGGAACAGCTGTAGGAGGTCTGATTCTTACCTTAGTCTCTGAATATTCCTACTAAGGAACAATTCTATAGGCAATTTTCTGCCTCTAACACTGTGATCGGTTTGTGCATGGGGCAAAGAAACTGAAGCAGAGGGTGAGATTGCTTAGCTACCACTGGAAGGACTGCTTTGTAATAAAGTTTTAACATTTATACTTGTTTTCAGTAAATACACAACTCTGCTTGAAGACCATAAAAAGAAACTACGGCTGTTTCCATCCATGTAAGTACCACCCTGAATGAAGTTGTTACTaggaaacaaaccaacaaacaaaaacacaacaaaaaactgtttgAATTTCATTTCCTGGGAAAATAGACCATGCTATACAGAATAATGGTGCACCTCTTTCTGCTCTGTCAGGAAACCTGCTGGGAGGTTCGAGGTCATCCAGCTGATGGAGGCAATGGACAACATGTTGGAAAAAGCAGGAGTAGATGAGCTAATCAGAGTAACAGGACCTTCACAGGTGGATAAATCACATGTACCCAGAAAAATAGTATCCTGTTTTCCCCAGTGTTTACCTCTGCTGTGCTTAAGGTGTCTTCCTGCTATTAGTTTCTGCCCAAGCCATCTGTCTGTACGTCCTGTCACAACTGGGGATTCCTTTCTTGAGCTTCTGTTCATCTTCATCTGATCCATGAAGAACAGTTATCTTGCTTGTAGGAAGTTGCACTTCTGGCAAAAATGCCAGAAAGGGATGCATCTGGCATTACTATGGAGGAAAGACAGCAGTCTCATCTGCTCATTAGGAGATAGGCTGCTGTGGTAAAAAATGGGCCTCTGGAAACGTTCGAATACCTAAGAGCAGATGTCCAAAAAGTTTCCGTACCTTGCTTGGGTTTATTCTCTGTTACTCTTGTACAGTAAAGGGGAAGGTTTAAGTGGATGAAGCAGGatttctgaaaaacacagaGCATTGTCTCAGGAAGAACTCCAGCTGGAATTAGTAGGAAAGCTCCCATGGATGTTGATAGGAGGGTAGTCAGGATAGTGCATAACACATCTGAAAATGAATGTGTGCAGGATGATGCAGGATGATCTCCCCTTTACCTCTTCAATAATGTTTTGTCTTCAAAGGGAAACTAGATTCAGAAGAAATGAGTGATCTGTGCCACTCTTGGTTGTTGAAAGAGTACGTTTGCCAGGTTCTGcaaagctgtgatttttcttgCATGTTTTGCCAGCTTCACAATGTGCTGGAGCTACTGAAGGCGGAGCAGAACATTTACAACATAGTTTTCCATGAGCTGATTCGGCAGGTCAGCGTGGACTGCGTGGAGAGAGGACAGCTGCTTTCTAAGCTCAGGTCATCACTAGCCAAGCACCCTTAATCCCCCTCTCGATTTATGGCAGTATCCTCTCAGGAGCAGCATTAGCTACTGCGGGTCTTTCCTAATGCCACTGCCCAGCAAAGCCAGCCTGACACAAAGTAATTGGCTCGGGGTCCGATGCCAGGAGTGAAATAGGATTGTCCTGCCTAATTAACACCCAGGGCTAATGAGCCTCAGTTATGTAACTGGGAGCTTGAACTCTGCTGCAGTGCCACAACACTTGACAGTGTGGACGCCTTATCGGTGTGACATTTCATGGAAGTTTGCATACATAGAATAGCTGGGACTTCTCTCACAGTTGAGGTTcccatgtgtgttttttttcacctcaCACTCTGATCAGCATCGACAAATAAATTGTTCCAAAGTGTTTAAAATTCTATGTCCACATGGTGAAAAGATTGCCCTCTTGATAGCTTCCATTGCAGTGAAAGGAAATGGTCCTGAAGTGGGGTAAGAGAGATCTGCACTTTCAGgtaatttccttttttactcTCTTTTTACTGTAGGCAGAGGTATGTGGATCTCCTGAAGCGGATTCCTCAACAGATGAAGACTCTCTACAAAAAAATGATGGCACAGCGGTTGATTGACAGACATATTACAGAAGAACTACTTTATTTTAAGGAGTCTGTTGAACAGCTGACCAGGTCTGAATCCTGACTGATCCTAAGCAATTATCTCTATGTACTCAGCTTAGCatattgttgttttgtgtgtttttttttttttccagttttctaaTCTTCCTTCCATAGGAGAAAgacattatttttctgatttgaaTCAGAGCTACAGAGACTGCACTTGAGCCTTCTCACACTCTTAGTTTACCCCTTTACTGCCAATTGTGCAGCGTGGCAGCACAGAATAAGGGCAAAGCCAACTCCTTTCCTTAGCATGTTGTGCAGAAAGGGGCTGTAGGAGTAATCTGTGCACACAGGAAGATGTCTTCAAGATGTCTTTCACCTCTGCAGTGAGATGCTACTGTATGCTGAACAGACCAGTCTGTGTTAGCCCAAACCTTTGGGCTGGGTTAAGTTGCACTAAGACTGTTCCCTGCTGTTTCAGTGAGCTCTACGAGGTACGAGAACATGACCGCAAGGCGaccagagaagcagaaaaagctcAAGAGGAGCTAGCTGCAGCCATGCAGGAGGCTGAAGCAAACGCAAAGTAAGTTGCTTTCAAAGTTGAGGTTGGGAGATTTCTGCAGTGTGCTGGTATCATTCTGGCAGGGTTGCTGGGAAGATGTAAGGATTGATTTCCTTCTAGGGAAGAGAGCTTGGCTGCTTGTGACAAATatggttgttttcttataaatTCTAAATTTCCCAAAGCTgttgaaaatgtttctatttttaagtcATGAAAGTTGCACCTGAGCATTTGTTGCTCGGGTGCTGACATTCCCTTCACCCCACATTCACAGTTGGTAAGCTCTTCTGAGTCAACAGAGCCTGCAGCTCTGAACTTATAAGAGGTCTGTGGATGTCTTCAGATACCTAAGAAACTGAGGATTTAGACGGTTGGTACCAAGTTGTATTGAGTGCTCAGGCACAGAGATTCACTTACAGGAACTTCGTATCACGGAGAAAACAGCTTGTCTAGGCCCAAGAGATTTGTGTAAGTACTGAAACTTGTAATGGAAATACCAACAGAAAGGTGTTGTAGGGGCTCAGGCTAAAGGTACCGTGAATATACAGGACGTGTGAGAGGTGAATGAGGGGGATGAAAAGTCATAAGTTTAGGAATTACGAGAAAGACCATAAATATGGATAAGAAATGTGTGTACATACTTCATTGTCTTTCTCTTCTAGCCTTTTGGAACAGTATCGGGAATTGTATGAGTTACAGAGGAGACGACTGGAGTACCAGGTTCTGCTGGTAACCCAAGAGAGAGACATCTGGAACTCAGCTGCATATGACCTGGCTCTGAAGGTAGGTGCAGGAGGGCAGTGGTACACTGAAGGTATAAACTGTCATAGCAGGCAGTCTTGTTCTAAGAGCAGATTTCATCCcaaggaacatttttatttatttaacacaaCTGGGTACTAACACACCTCGTACCTGCCATCCCACCATTTACTGAGGTTTGTTGTATTTCATGAAGGTGtttattcttgttctttttgttatttatttatttaatggaaaCCAGATGAATCACACAGTGTTTTTAGTACAGACCTCCAGGTTCtgtgaaggaagaaattctgtgaaTATTTCCATTCATTGATAGGCTTGACTAAAAAGTTTTGTATTTCCCCATAATTTGGAATATTTTAGCCAGATTCCTTAAAGATCTTCACAAAATAGCATTCTTGGTTAATTCTGTGTTTCCTTGCTTGTTATCTTCCACTTTTCCCTGTTCGAGTTTAAAATCTGTTAGACCTTCTGTGTCTGTCTGGGGGATAAGAATTTTATTGCTAAGATAAGTGGCTTCAACTGCTTGAGCTGCATGTCATTGATGGTAAAGATCCTGTGTTACTATCAGATGTTCCTCCTCTCAGAAGACAACAgtgcaaataatatttctttcagataaTAGATAGAAACCAGCTCACATTGGTACGCAGGCTCGATGTTAGTGGGAAGGCACTTACCAAAGTTCTCAAGCATTTCATAGTCCTGTTGGCCTCAAAGGTAGGAATGTGTCTGTGATGGGTACCTCTCCCGAGTGTTTGTCCGTGTGGTGTATGTCATGCTCTGGTTCTCAGTCAAGCATTCGGTAATTTCACTGTTACCTGGACTTTCAAATCTTGGTCTAGTTTAGAATAAGTACTAAAACTTGATTTagttctctctctttccacTTCTCTTTCTCATTACTCCATATTTCCTTACTCTACcgcaaacttttatttttctctgttttcccatCTTTGTGTTTTTCGTCCCTATTCCTGTTCCAGATCCATAAAACTGAAACAGATCCAGGCTAGTGTAATTTTGGCCTCAAAGTATGGGGCTGCATGGCCTCTGTGTAGCGTACAAGCTGCGAGAACTCAAGTGCTCAGCTCCTGTGTAACCAGGGAGGGTGAGCCAACATAGTCCCACATAAAAGGGTTTACAAGGACTGTGCTGTGGAATTACAGAAATTTTCCAGATCtttgatatatatgtatatctcaAAATAGCCAGGCTGAAGGGGAGAATTCCTTCAACTCACATCAAAACAATCACTACAGCAGTTCCTTTTCCCATCCTCTTACCCAATGCCTGCAGGACACGAGCGACCTTGCTGATCTgcaggaagaggcagagaaGTTCAGAGAAATGTTGGGTCGTGTTGGAGCAGAAATAGAGCATTTGGAAGAGTCCAGCAAGGAAAAACTGCAAATTGTGTGCCGCAGTCTCAACAAGTGGCTTCAGTACTGTGACAGTAACCTGTGAGAGGCCCAAAGTGTCTGGGGGCAGTAGTCAATTTCACCAACTTTAGCCCTGTGACAGCAGGTTTCACAAAGCATGCACTGACTTCCTGACTCTCAAATGTAAAGAGATTTGGTACAATCTGCAATTTTCACATACTTCACTGCTCCACTTTTGTGctcaatacatttattttgataatcAGGTCCCTAATGGTAACTAAAGTGATTCTGTAGGTTTGTGGCTGAATTCAGTGGAGAGGTTGCTGTTGACTCCAGTGGAGCAAGGATTTTACCCTCCCATTATGAACCAGAGTTTCATTTTTGCAGCTGTCATTGCTGCGACAGAATTGTTCTGTTTAGTTTGGTTCATTTTAACTTGCAGGCACATGCACTGATACTTCAGTAGAGCAGTACAGATACAAGACTCTAAGAGATGAGATTCCAAACCCAAAGTCTTTTTGTATGTTATTGTGTATAATGCAGGTTTTTTGTTAGTTCATCATGATATGTTAAATAAAGGATAAATGCACGggcaaaatgcagaaatgcacaCACCACCTGCACtaacaaaagaaatcattttatatatttccaCTATAGTGGgagtaatttaattttcttaactGCCATCCAGTTGGCATTATGTTGAATCATAGAACAAAAATCACCACTGAGTAGTGCCTGTTGTTTTCTACTTTTGTTCAAAGTTACAGTTTGTATCACATATTCAGTGCGTATACAGTATGTCTCTTGGATTTTTTCTCTCAAATCTcatcccttctttctctctgcttaGGTCCTCTCAGATGAATGAAGGGCTATTGGATGAAATCATCCCGGATATGAAGATCTTGATAAATGTAAGATTTCTGGGGGTTGAACATATTATTGAGTGGTATTTGCTCAGCAAATTACCACTTGTTAGCTGAGGCACAGTAAGTGTCTATACCTATCACAAAGGTGAATGAAAACACATCAGCTTAGTATTTTTGTGCTGAAGCTTCAATTAAGAGTCTGCACATGAAAAGTTGTGACCAATGCCAAAGCTCAGGCAGTGCATTAGACTTAGTCACACGTTTGAGCACTGACTGACAGCTTTGGTGACTGATAAATGATATTAATCTGTAGAAGCACTCACCATTGTCACCCTTGTGGAGTAAGTTGTCAACTTATTATGCTGTTTACTCACTGTGGCATCTTTATGCTCATGGATTCCTCATAATTCTCTTACCTGACTTCCACCACGTTTCTGTTGCAGCCAAGAGGTGGTCCAACTTTTGGAGACACAATAAgctcactgcttttcttttagatGCTGAAGGAAGACGTACAGCAGTATGGAGGAGAGGTGTACTTAGTGAAGACAGAAAGTCTCAGAAGTGCTGCCAGGCTACAGGAACACTGGACAGAGCTGGGACAAACAGTGCTAAATCGACACCGGGACTT
The sequence above is drawn from the Anas acuta chromosome 8, bAnaAcu1.1, whole genome shotgun sequence genome and encodes:
- the AXDND1 gene encoding axonemal dynein light chain domain-containing protein 1 encodes the protein MPTNEMPAPGPNADGRKMSGPLCVGPADKDLTEIPVLRDTSRMLDHTRPVSSSLEYSFVPEEIFRALTCASSSLSSPEYLKSHQTAKNTMGFRGCLQTPDQLWHYPNRRSKFRHLTDHPVSLTGAGRDVSYLCDVVTRQEDRKTMAHKSSFSESHQEQRQSSHTVPSSPQATLAHSLVPKEFHIVKNRGVLPLKYFDDKYTTLLEDHKKKLRLFPSMKPAGRFEVIQLMEAMDNMLEKAGVDELIRVTGPSQLHNVLELLKAEQNIYNIVFHELIRQVSVDCVERGQLLSKLRQRYVDLLKRIPQQMKTLYKKMMAQRLIDRHITEELLYFKESVEQLTSELYEVREHDRKATREAEKAQEELAAAMQEAEANANLLEQYRELYELQRRRLEYQVLLVTQERDIWNSAAYDLALKIIDRNQLTLVRRLDVSGKALTKVLKHFIVLLASKDTSDLADLQEEAEKFREMLGRVGAEIEHLEESSKEKLQIVCRSLNKWLQYFHHDMSSQMNEGLLDEIIPDMKILINMLKEDVQQYGGEVYLVKTESLRSAARLQEHWTELGQTVLNRHRDFTGALPPQYAALEEINKSAHELYQQYNIRISGNNGTTTFLTALVRSMEDWLFKVQKLKKGSGMHEAELQAFYHRIPSWLAQVDAVMSCIGSGQLHEAKNDMEPHLLVVPREFSKMIQRWILSMNSEVEKSIMHLNDVTELHRNLTLWLVNLLQHVIADRLSCECPQQQESETETDKDLRLLSAHKLQDEAKELVAKMCRLSGSIVSCCHEIVSEIVRKKRSEMDLEADFELEELNKIKTECCNWIQVCSLLLSEIKGTSVSFLDLEELRKLFGSEELQLKKLKDTTISEGLRADDANSYKKPITQEETLAVKEEIALTQQQPSAGADDLSEGDEATEDMIRYVGHDSNIHLKSLKSDIISVTGREMTASKSSTPFSQKEFESLAMLEHLQVQLLETEIRAQKAEERAEGFEKKLGEALEKIQELESELEKKEKCFQESVSEGEACSSPKASASGQSKGSRKSNH